ACCAGCGCGTCGATGGCCTCCATGTCGGAGACGTCGCACGGCATGGCGAGGGCGGTGCCGCCCGCCGTGGTGATCCGTTCCGCGAGCGCGTCGAGCAGTTCCTGTCGCCGGGCGACGACGACCACCGTCGCGCCCTCGCGGGCCAGCAGTTCGGCCGCGGCCTCGCCGATGCCCGAGGACGCCCCGGTGAGCAGGATGCGCTTGCCGTCGAGGTCGACCGGCTTGATGGCGGGCCGGTTGACCAGTATTTGCGGCGACGCGGGCGGTCGCATGGTCGCCAGCACGAGCTGGTCTTTGAACCTGCCAAGCGGACTCTTGCTCACCGTGGCGAGTCTAGGCAGAGCGGGTCACCGACGCGGATTTCGGGCGTACCGTTAGCCCACCACCTCACGATTGGGGCTTCTGATGGGACTGGCCAGCGGTGTCCACCACTTAGCGATCTCGACCGCAAATATGAAGGCGCAGCTGACTTTCTTCACCGACGTGCTCGGAGCCGAGCTGAAGGCCCTCTACTGGATGCACGGCGTCACGGGCGCCAAGCACGCGTTCGTCAAGCTCAACGACAGTTGCTACATCGCCTTCGTGCACATGCCGGCGATCGAGGACATCCCGACCGAGCTCGGCGCGACCCACGCCGGTAACCCCGCGGGTGCGTGCGCGCCGGGGACCATGCAGCACGTCGCCTTCAACGTCGACACCCTCGAGGACCTGTTGGCCCTGAGGGACCGCATCCGAAGCCGCGGCGTCAACGTGTTCGGCCCGCTCGATCACGGTATGTGCCAGTCGATTTACTTCGCCGGACCCGAGTGCCTGTCGCTAGAG
This genomic interval from Mycobacterium sp. SMC-2 contains the following:
- a CDS encoding VOC family protein, translating into MKAQLTFFTDVLGAELKALYWMHGVTGAKHAFVKLNDSCYIAFVHMPAIEDIPTELGATHAGNPAGACAPGTMQHVAFNVDTLEDLLALRDRIRSRGVNVFGPLDHGMCQSIYFAGPECLSLEIATSAAPIDDRAWIDPEVVALCGIDDDELGAMRAPARYRDEGGRVPNPPIDRSKPHMVMANYETLMSMPDDEVTRAMSEPDPPVRVDELQTAP